From a single Azospirillum fermentarium genomic region:
- a CDS encoding M16 family metallopeptidase, with product MPALVRRSLLAAAAVLALSAAPASAQDSATAPPPAAAAAKTTVEKGVFFPESFTLPNGMQVVVITNTRVPVVTHMVWYRVGAADEPRGTSGIAHFLEHLMFKGTKDLAPGAFSRIVAKNGGQDNAFTSWDYTAFYQSVARDRLEMVMRMEAGRMTGLQLTDEVVYPERDVIIEERRQRVENDPADRMREQVDATFHVHHPYGTPVIGWPQEMAALTREDAEAFYRTWYAPNNAILVVSGDVTAADLKPLAEKYYGAIPARPLPARSRVSDPPLTAARRVVLQDEEVRQPSVYRMWHAPSYRTDADKQAYALQVLTEVMSGGATGRLYRALVVDQKIATSAWMGYSPVSWDGTSFIAGISPAPGVAPDTAEAALLEQVRILLDQGVTEEEVETAKRRMLAEAAYARDSLSGPAQTLGASLATGQSIDDVESWPVRIDAVTAGQVTAAARAVLGRRDHVTGVLLPAPAPDSAAPAAAPASVPGKES from the coding sequence GCTCTCGTTCGTCGTTCCCTGCTCGCCGCCGCCGCCGTGCTGGCGCTGTCCGCCGCCCCCGCGTCCGCGCAGGACAGCGCCACCGCCCCGCCGCCCGCCGCCGCCGCCGCCAAGACCACGGTGGAAAAGGGCGTGTTCTTTCCCGAAAGCTTTACGCTGCCCAACGGCATGCAGGTGGTGGTGATCACCAACACCCGCGTGCCGGTGGTGACGCACATGGTGTGGTACCGGGTGGGGGCCGCCGACGAGCCGCGCGGCACCTCGGGCATCGCCCATTTCCTGGAACATCTGATGTTCAAGGGAACCAAGGATCTGGCCCCCGGCGCCTTCAGCCGCATCGTCGCCAAGAACGGCGGGCAGGACAACGCCTTCACCTCGTGGGATTACACCGCGTTCTATCAGAGCGTGGCCCGCGACCGGCTGGAGATGGTGATGAGGATGGAGGCCGGGCGCATGACCGGCCTGCAGCTCACCGACGAGGTGGTCTATCCCGAACGCGACGTCATCATCGAGGAACGCCGCCAGCGGGTGGAGAACGACCCCGCCGACCGCATGCGCGAACAGGTGGATGCCACCTTCCACGTGCATCACCCCTACGGCACCCCGGTGATCGGCTGGCCGCAGGAAATGGCCGCCCTGACGCGGGAGGACGCCGAAGCCTTCTATAGGACGTGGTACGCCCCCAACAACGCCATCCTGGTGGTGTCGGGCGACGTCACCGCCGCCGACCTGAAGCCGCTGGCGGAAAAATACTACGGCGCCATCCCCGCCCGCCCCCTGCCCGCCCGGTCGCGCGTGTCCGACCCGCCGTTGACCGCCGCCCGCCGGGTGGTTCTGCAGGACGAGGAGGTGCGCCAGCCGTCGGTCTACCGGATGTGGCACGCCCCCTCCTACCGCACCGATGCGGACAAACAGGCGTACGCGCTCCAGGTGCTGACCGAGGTGATGAGCGGCGGCGCCACCGGACGGCTGTACCGCGCGCTGGTGGTTGACCAGAAGATCGCCACCTCCGCCTGGATGGGCTACAGCCCGGTGTCGTGGGACGGGACATCCTTCATCGCCGGCATCTCCCCTGCCCCCGGCGTCGCCCCGGACACCGCCGAGGCCGCCCTGCTGGAACAGGTCCGCATCCTGCTGGACCAGGGCGTGACCGAGGAGGAGGTGGAGACCGCCAAGCGCCGCATGCTGGCCGAGGCGGCCTACGCCCGCGACAGCCTGAGCGGCCCGGCCCAGACGCTGGGCGCCTCGCTCGCCACCGGGCAGAGCATCGACGATGTGGAAAGCTGGCCGGTGCGCATCGACGCCGTGACCGCCGGACAGGTGACCGCCGCCGCCCGCGCCGTCCTGGGC